A genomic region of Amphiura filiformis chromosome 6, Afil_fr2py, whole genome shotgun sequence contains the following coding sequences:
- the LOC140155287 gene encoding nuclear hormone receptor E75-like has translation MVTQCCAVSAGTKHQDFTMGYMRAKDVRDFSVSSIQHNVKYRVCNKGDECLIMRINRNRCQYCRLRKCLAVGMSKDAVRLGRCPKKCKPQGTPIPSPPRSPSSDSNCSIEDCQMKMEQLILSIHEAQKKTLWDGGVFDSWNENFLSQIDGNNNSMADRSRIISDIIRNNFTPAITRIISFAKMIPGFLALDKDDQITLLKASSLEVLLVRLAHVINVRERKFAAFAHYQAMFNPNEVQPTPLYEIATEVVNFAGKLKPLQLTNCEVALFSAAIILCGDRPGLKCPGPIETLQLQVVQALHSQIALNHPDDRSAFPQLLTKLADVRQFSIVNSDRMLNVLDRS, from the exons GGATTTTTCCGTCAGTAGCATTCAGCATAATGTCAAGTATCGTGTGTGTAATAAGGGTGATGAGTGCCTCATCATGCGCATCAATAGGAATCGATGTCAGTATTGTCGGCTCAGAAAATGCCTGGCTGTCGGCATGTCAAAGGATG CGGTGAGACTGGGCAGATGTCCCAAAAAATGCAAGCCACAGGGTACACCAATTCCATCTCCACCCAGATCACCATCCAGTGACAGCAATTGCAGTATAGAGGACTGTCAGATGAAAATGGAACAACTCATATTAAGTATACATGAAGCACAGAAGAAAACTCTATGGGATGGTGGAGTCTTTGATAGCTGGAATGAGAACTTCCTCTCTCAG ATTGATGGGAACAACAACAGCATGGCGGATCGCTCACGGATAATCAGCGACATCATAAGAAACAACTTCACTCCTGCCATTACTCGTATTATAAGCTTTGCGAAAATGATCCCCGGTTTTCTAGCCCTGGACAAAGACGACCAAATCACGCTACTCAAAGCAAGCTCATTAGAAGTGCTCCTGGTGCGACTCGCTCACGTAATAAACGTTAGGGAGCGAAAATTTGCAGCATTTGCACATTACCAGGCTATGTTCAACCCTAATGAAGTACAGCCAACACCCTTGTATGAGATAGCGACAGAGGTCGTGAACTTTGCTGGCAAGTTGAAGCCACTACAGCTCACCAATTGTGAGGTTGCTCTGTTCTCTGCAGCCATCATTCTCTGTGGAG ACCGCCCGGGTCTTAAGTGCCCTGGACCTATTGAGACACTTCAACTTCAAGTCGTCCAAGCTCTGCATTCACAGATTGCCCTTAACCATCCAGATGACCGCTCCGCATTCCCTCAACTCTTGACCAAACTAGCCGATGTGCGACAGTTCAGCATCGTCAACTCAGATCGCATGCTTAATGTACTAGATAGAAGCTAA